Within Mongoliitalea daihaiensis, the genomic segment ACATCATAGGTTATATTATCCTCGCGTAAACCAGCAAAAGATGGATTAATTTTTGGCAAATAAATTCCATCAGGACCCAAGAAAGCTACTCGGGGATCATAAGTGCCTGCTTTGAATTGGGTACTACCCAGAAATTCTCCCTCTAAGGTGTATGTCAAGTATTCAAAGTTCTTGGATAAGTAAGCATTGGGTTGTTGGCCTGGTTTTTCAGGTAATGAGGTAGGTAAATACCGCAATCTATGGATCACTTCCCTCTTTTTATCCAACAGGATCTTACCATAGGAGTAACTCTCCATTTCCAATTGTAGTAATTTCTTATTAGGTAAGTCGGCCGTTATTGGTTCAGGTTTAGTGGGATTACCTCCATGCATGGCGATTGCTTTGGATGATAACAGCCTACCATCTTGTCCCTTGATATGATATACTGTATCTGAAATATTCCAGGAATAATACCACTCTTCCTTACCTAACTTAATGCGCGTAAAAAATTGATTGATCCACCTATGTGATTGTAAATAATAAGGTCTATTAATATAATCATAAGTTTTAAAATCACCTGTAGCAATATCCAAACTGTGTTCATGCAGATAATCTTTATCATCAATTCCCTCATTGGTAAGCGGTAAGGTGGAAAAATGTAATTCCGATCCCATTAATATGTTTGGTGCAGAAGAAGAACCATAGTGATTGATCAGTCCGGCCCTGTCACTCACAAATTCCTTATGTCGAATTCTGTCTACTACTTTTCCGGAAATATCCATGATGAGACTGTTTTTTAAGAGCATTTGTGAAAAAATAAAGATGGAATCAGGAGAATGAAAATGAAAAACATAAAGTCTGTCCAAACCATTGATGCCCTCCTTTTCTATGGGAAGTCTGTAAATCATTTCCTCGTGGGATAAGCTATAAAAATCAAGAGAGTGATTGGGTTGATTCAAAACAATGAGCGTATCACCCCGCTGTTGAAAAACAAAAAACTCATACGTGGACCTATCATCCAGGGGTAAACTGACAGATTTTTTTAATGAAAGTAATTGGTTAGTAGTGTCCGTAATATCCGTTTCTCCTGTACAAGAACAAGCAAATAAAACAGCACCAAACAATATTTTTTTGATCAATGAAATCATAGGAGTAATCGGTCAACACTTCGTTATTTCAAGAAAAACTACCATTTGAACTAAAGTTATTGAAAAAAAAAAAAAACAACTCAAGGACTCGTAATTCTTAACGATACGTCCCTTTTTTACGATTTCTCAACTTTTAAGGTAGAAAAATGGTTTTTATCAAAAGTGCCTTTCAAGTGCATAAATCCAATAAAACCAAACCCTTCAGCAGAAAAATTGGTCTATTTGAGCATGGTTGTTACCTTTATCCGAATACTATTTGACACGAAGGTTGACCAATTGCGTTTAGATGGACGATAAAAAATCTAATTTAACGAATACATCCACTCATGAGAAATTTGAATTACTTCTTCCTTTTGGCATTGTTGTCAACTGCCTGTGGGCAGCAACCAAGTGAACCCATCGCAGAACCGATAAGCGAGCAGGTCGAAATTTCTTCTAAAAAGAAGACCATCCTTTTCTTCGGCAACAGCCTGACAGCCGGATACGGCTTGGATGAGGATGAAACTTTCCCCTATCTGATTGGAGGAAAGCTCGAGCAAGATGGCCTGGAATACAAAGTAGTCAATGCAGGTTTGAGTGGTGACACGAGTGCCAGTGGTCTCAGTCGCTTGGATTGGTTTTTGGAAGAGGAACCCGCTGTCTTTGTTTTGGAACTAGGTGCCAATGATGGTTTACGAGGGATTGACTTAGCCGAAACCAAAAGCAATTTAAAATCCATTCTGACAAAAGTACGCTCCAAGTATCCTGAAACTGTCTTAATCTTAGCCGGCATGCAGATCCCGCCAAACATGGGGCCTGAATACACGGCGCGATTTGCTGAAATTTATCCAGAGGTGGCGCAAGAAGAACAAGTCTACCTGATTCCCTTCCTTTTGGAAGGAGTCGCTGGAGACCCTGATTTAAATCTTCCCGACGGCATTCACCCCACCGCAGAAGGTCAAAAAATTGTAGCAACCACCGTGTGGACCCATTTGAAAGGACTGCTGTAAGCTTCCTTTTTTTCGAAACTTCCTGTTTTTATAAAAGACTCTTTAGCTTCCCCTAAGAATCCACAAAAAAGTCTACACTTCTGCCAAATAATTCGAGTCAATTGCTTTTGATTTAAATATTTTTTTACACAACTTACGACAGAATTATAAAAATTTTATAAAACATGAGTTTTGAAATCAAATCATCCGGTGAAGCGTATGATGTAATCATCGTGGGCTCCGGTGCTGGAGGGGGCATGGCCTCCAAGATTCTCTCGGAAGCAGGCTTGTCTGTTGCCGTGCTGGAAGCTGGTCAGGATTTTGACCCTGCCAAAGAAGAAGATCGAACTCAGCTAAGGCCACCTTGGGAATCTCCCCGAAGAGGCAGTGGCACGCGAGTCAGGCCTTTTGGAGATTTTGACCAAGCCATTGGAGGTTGGGATATCGAGGGGGAGCCGTACACGAGAGCCCCTGGCACGCAATTCGACTGGTTCCGCTCACGCATGGTCGGTGGCCGTACCAATCACTGGGGTAGGATTTCTCTCCGATTTGGACCAAACGATTTCAAACGCAAAAGTATCGATGGCTTAGGAGATGATTGGCCCATCGGCTACGATGATCTGAAGCCCTACTACGATAAAGTTGATAAATTGATTGGCGTTTTTGGTTCCAAAGAAGGGATCTACAATGAACCCGATGGATATTTCCTTCCACCCTTAAAGCCGAGACTACACGAGCTTTATGCAATGAAAGGAGCAAATAAATCCAATGTACCCATGATTCCTTCTCGCTTGTCGATGTTGACAAGACCTATCAACAATGAGCGTGGGGTTTGTTTTTTCTGTAATCAGTGCAACCGTGCCTGTCAAGCCTATGCAGATTTTTCTTCCGGTTCGGTGCTTTTAAAACCAGCCATGCAAAAAGGAAAAGTGGATTTATACACTTTTGCCATGGTACGTGCAGTTACCACAGATGACAATGGCAAAGCTACCGGCGTATCCTACATCAACAAAGTGGATATGCAGGAATACAAGTTGCGTGCTCGAGCCGTGGTACTCGGTGCATCCGCCTGCGAGACTGCCAGAATCATGATGAATTCCAAGTCCAAATCCCATCCGAATGGCGTGGGAAATAGCAGCGGAATGGTCGGCAGGTATGTTCATGACTCCACAGGCGCCGATAGAATGGGCATTTTACCCGACCTTGTGGATAGAGAGCGCTACAATGAGGACGGCGTCGGAGGAATGCACGTCTATACTCCATGGTGGTTGGACAACAAAAAATTAGACTTCGCTCGAGGATACCATATTGAATACTGGGGAGGGATGGCCATGCCTTCGTACGGAACCGGTTTCGCCATGGACACCATGCGTAAGTACCTCAAAGATGAATTTGGAAACCCAAGCCCCAATGGAGGCTATGGAGAAGGATTGAAAAAAGATATCCGTCGCCTGTATGGCACCACCCTAGGAATGTCCGGAAGAGGAGAAAGTATTCCTCAATACAGCAACTATTGCGAAATCGACAATAAGGTAGTCGATAAATTCGGAATTCCTGTTCTTAAATTCCACTACAAATGGACCGACCAAGAGATCAAGCAGGCCAAACACATGCAGGATACCTTTGAAGAAATCCTCACCGAAGCAGGAGCCATCTTGATGGGAACAAAACCTGGTGCAGACACCCTCTACGGTCTTGCCACTCCTGGGCGCATCATTCACGAAGTAGGCACCACCCGCATGGGTAAGGACCCCAATACTTCCGTATTGAACAGCAACTGTCAAGCGCACGACTGTGATAACCTCTTCGTAGTGGATGCCGGGCCATTTGTCTCACAGGCTGACAAAAATCCAACATGGACCATCATGGCATTAGCTTGGAGAACATGTGATTACATCGTAGAAGAATTTAAAAAGAAAAACATCTAATTGTAGGAGCCATGAACAGAAGAGAAAACCTAAAACTCCTATTTGCAGGATCCTTGGCTTCAGGCCTATTACTTACGCATTGTAGCCCAAAAGATAAAGTCGAAGATTACAGCCCACGCATAGCAGGAGGAACTCCAGGTGCCCGAACAGCTGAGGAAATTGCCTATGACCAACGCTTACTTTCAGAAGTGTTTTTCACAGATGAAGAGCGGAAGAAGCTGCATGTGCTGGTTGACATCATCATGCCTGCCGGAGAAAATGGCGTCAGTGCTACCGATGTAGAAGTCCCCGATTTCATCGAGTTTATGATGAAAGACTACCCTCCTTTCCAAACGCCCATGCGAGGGGGATTGATGTGGCTGGACAATTACAGCGATGATACCTATGGAAAGAAATTTCTAGCGCTTTCCGAATCCCAGCGCATGGAAGTCATTGAGCTAATTGCTTGGCCTGATAAAGCCCCCGCTGAATTAGCTGGTGCTGTAAATTTCTTTAACATCTTGCGAAACCTCACCTGTACAGGATATTTCACGACCGAAAAGGGATTTCAGTACATGGGTTATAAGGGAAATATCCCCAACGTATGGGATGGCGTACCAGATGAAGTGTTGAAGCGGCATGGATTTGAATACCCAGAAAAATACAAAGACCTCTATCTCAAACCAGAAGAGCGTGGCACGGTCGCCCAATGGGATGAGGAAGGGAACTTAATAGGATAAATTGTGAAAGCGGGTACTTCAATACCCGCTTTTTTATGAATTTTTTGAAGTCTAATGCTAATTGCAATCTTTAAGCATTCTAATAGTTCCAACTTCATAAACTTTTCGAAAAAAATTTAGGCCAACAATCTTTCATCGTAAAAGACTCAACCCCAAACAATACTGAATCGTTAAAAATTTGTATATTTAAAAAAAGGAAATACGATGGAAACTGATGAAATAGATATCACTGATAACTTTATAGGGATGATCAAAAATTTGAGCAAGAAGGTTAAGCTCGATCTTATTGATCAAATTTCAGCCTCTATTTCAGAGAACCCTGAAAATCTCGGAAATGACACATGGAAAAAGCTTTATGGCGCATTTGAATCAGATAAAAGCGCTGAGGAAATAATTGATGAATTAAGATCAAGTAGATACACTTCAAGAAAAGTTGAAGACCTCTAATGAAATACTTATTAGACACAAATATTTGTATCTACTTCCTCAAAGGAAGGTTCAACTTGGTAGAAAAGTTCGGACAAATTGGATTTGAAAATTTATATATTTCTGAAATAACACTTGCTGAGTTAAAGTTTGGTGCTGAAAAAAGTGAATTCCCTACAAAAAACCGAGAAATAATTAATGAATTCACAAATCTTATAAAGCTCATTCCGATTTTTAAGGCCATTGATATTTTTGCAAAAGAAAAAGCCAGATTAAGAAAAACAGGAAGAGTTGTCGATGATTTTGACTTACTCATTGGCTCAAGCGCCATTGTAAATAATATGGTATTAGTGACCAATAACGAAAAGCATTTTATTGATTTAGTAGGGATAACATTTGAAAACTGGACTAAGGTATAAAAAAACAGGGCCTTTACTATTGAAAGCCCTGTCGAAGACAAACAACTATTTCCAATTTTTATAACGTCACAAAACTGATCCCAATATTGAAATAAACCGCATTGCTTAAGTTATTAACCATCCCAAACTGCTGGGTTCCGAAGAAGCCTCTAAAGAACTCGCGACTCCCCTCCAACTCATCTGCATTGAAGGTCCAGTCCATACGATAACCAGCCTGCACATGCATCCAGAATGGTCCCGAAACTTGCTTTTGGAATTCTAATCTTGGTCGCAACTCGCCTCTCCTGATTTCATAGCTATTGTTCCCAACTGAGAAATCATTGATACGGTAGGATTGCCCCTCCAATTCATATCCGAAAAGCAATAATGAATTCTTGCTAAAATTGTATCGCCCATGTGCTCTTGCAGGAAACAAAATTTCTGTTCCCCACTTTCTATTGGCACTTGTAACATCATACATGACTACTGGAACATAATTCAAATTACCCACACGATAGGTTCGGGCCAATCCTAATCCCCAGCGCTTGCTTTCGCTTACACGTTTAGCATAAACTGCCGCCAAGCTCCAGCGAACAGTATTAAAAGGTTGCAAGCCCCATGAGTAATCACCGCTCATGTCCAAGCCAGCTTGGATAATGAAGAAATTTTGCTCACTGATGGGCACAAAGAATGTATTGGTCCAATTGAGGTTATTCAATCCGCGCTCATCCAAAGTCTGAGTTAGCCCCGAAGCATCCGATTGACTATTAATATCAGAGATATTATAACCCACACGCATGTAGTTTAAACCACTTTGCCAAACCAAGTTACTTTTAGAGATAACTGGAATGTTGGAATTGAATCGAACACCACCCGTGAAATTCACTCGGCCACTTTCTGAAACCGGAGCATCCTCATCTACAGCCCAACCAGAATTACCACTAGCTGGAAAGCGCGCAGCAGAAAGATTCATAGTGTACGCTAACTGCCTATCATATGACAAACTGAAAAAACGGGTAGGACTTAAGCCAACAATCGTGGGTCTTGCATACCGCTTTACATTGCTATCATCCACCAATTCCAAGTCACCATAAATATCCCAATCATCGTCATCATCATCTTGGGCCATCAACGGAACAAGCCCTGCAAGAAACAGGGCCATACTCATACATACTATTTTTAGCTTCATCACAGACCTAGATTAGTTTATTTTCAACTTTCTCCAAGTATCTGATCTACCGAATGTTTTGACACCAACGAAGCCACGAATATCTAAAGTATTTTCATCCTTCATGGTGATAACAGAACTGTAGGTATTTCCAGATTCAGGATCATAGATCGTTCCATCTTCCCAAACACCCTTTCCTTTGTAGGTAAAATCCTTCAACATTCTGTAACCTCTTAACGGCACATTCTTCATACTCTCATCGGGATTATTCACATCAGTCTTTGGTTTACCTGTATTTGGATCGTTTGGCTCTTTTAGCCATACGATTCTTCCGTAATACTTCCCATCAATATTATCAATTTTCACTCGGGCTTTTCCATGTCCTGGCTCCCATACCCCCACCAATGCATCTGCATCCTGGGCCATTACAAAAGCACTACTGAATAGAAATGCTACAACTGCAAGTAACTTTTTCATAGGTTTATTGTGTTTATCGTTTGTTATTTTATTCCAAGTTCGAAGGTAACCTTTACCAAAAACTGCACATTTCCCCAAAACTCCTCATCCAACAAATCAAAATCACCCACGAAGGTAATCCTGCCGTCATTGAAGGCATTTGCTAAATTCTCCTGCTTATCGGCGATCGATAAAGAAATAGGAGAACCAACTTCAAATCCACGTTCATGCAAACCAACCCGCGTCATGGATGTATTTTGAGATGTGAGTTCAAATACCATTTTCTCCAGTGCCGGTAATTCATCTCCATCCACCAAGGTGATTTCTACGGAAGCTACTTTAGCTTTAGAAACTTTCCCTTGTACTTCTCCTAATAGTTCATTGACATCAAACTCCCAAGTAGCTGTAGAGGAGTTAGCCCCTTCAAAAAGAGGACCTTCGGCAGTAAGCTCCAACTCAGGAGTTTCGACTATTACAGTCGTCAAATTGCCGGAACAAGCTGCCAATAAGAAGACTACAAGTGCGCTGATAGTCAGCGAGAGGATATATTTTTGCATACGGTTTATGGTTAATTCTACGACAGAACGCGCATTCAGATTCAAATAAATCAAGAATCTTACCAGTTTTAACTCCTACAAGTGAGCTCTTGTTCTTTGAATCTGATAATTTCGATATATTGAACCGACAAAAAAAGTACACAAACTCAAGATTCGCAACTATGAGAACATATCTATTTGGATTCCTCCTGATTTTTTGCTTGCATTTAAGCCATGCTCAATCCTTAAGCTCCTCTGAAGAAAGACTGATTGAAAAAGTAGAAAAAAACTATCAAGAGACCTTGGCTCTACTGGAAGAAACCGTGAATATCAATTCTGGAACATTTAATTTAGAGGGGGTTCGGACTGTTGGAAAAGTATTTGAGCGGGAGTTTGCCAACATAGGATTCACAACAGAATGGATCACTTTGCCTGATTCCTTGAAAAGAGCAGGACATTTTGTTGCCACTCGAAAAGGATCCAAAGGCAAGAAATTATTTTTCATCGGACACTTGGATACGGTTTTTGAAAAAGATATGCCATTTTACCCTTTCACCTATGTGGATGAACATACCGCCAAAGGACAAGGAGCCAATGACATGAAAGGGGGAAATGTGATGATTTTTGCGACACTCAAAGCCTTGCATGAACTAGGACTCTTAGAAGACAGAACTGTTACGGTGTACTTTACAGGGGATGAAGAAAACGCTGGCAGCCCGAGTTGGGTCAGTAGACTGGATTTTGTAGAACGAGCTAAACTACATGATTATGCACTTGGTTACGAAACTGCCCAAGGCTTCAATATAGCAACCGTGGCCAGAAGAGGTGCAAGTGGGTGGACTTTAAAGACAACTGGAAGACAAGTACACTCTTCTGGCGTATTTCGTGAATCTGTAGGTTATGGAGCAATTTACGAAGCCGCAAGAATCTTGAATACCTTCCGCGAAGAATTAGCAGGAGAAGAGTACCTAACCTTCAATCCAGGTCAAATTATTGGCGGTTCGGATGTTGCTTACAATGAGGACACAGGAGAAGGCAGCGCTTTAGGCAAAACCAATATCGTAGCCAGAGAAGCATTGGTAACGGGTGATTTACGCTTTTTGGGTGAGGATCAAAAAGAAAAAGCTCGGGAAAAAATGACGGAAATCGTCGGTAGAAACCTCAATGGAACTACGGCAAGTATTACTTTCGAAGATGGCATTCCTTCCATGCCACCCACGGAAGGAAATTATGCTTTGGTAGATATCCTTTCCAAAGTCAGCCAAGATATGGGATTTGGTGAGGTAAAAGCGGGAGATCCGGGTTCGAGAGGTGCTGGAGATATTTCTTATGTCGCAGACTACTTGGATTGCATCGATGGACTGGGGGCTTCCGGTCGAGGAGCACATTCACCTGAGGAAACTATCAACATGAAGGAGTTTCCTGATTTATTGAAGCGATCGACCGTGTTTGTATATCGCCTACTCCATGAATTATGAGAAAAAATCTAGCCTACATTTTTGCGTTTATCAGCTGGTCTGCGGTGACTATGCAATATTGGATCATGTTGGAAGCCAGTCCACTCTCTTGGGGAGCGGCTACCATTCGTTTTTTTAGTTTTTTCACAATTCTAACCAATACACTTTTAGCGCTTTACTTCAGTTCTCAGATTCATGGAGACCTTCACAACAGAGGAAAAATCTGGAAAAAGTCAGGCACTTTAACCGCTATCACTGTTTACATTTTGGTAGTTGGTCTCGTGTATCAAGTTGTTTTACGCAGTATCTGGGACCCTCAGGGAATGGCCCGGGTCACAGATGAGTTGCTACACACGCTCAATCCCTTACTAGCGCTTATATTTTGGTGGTTGTTCGAAGACAAAAAAGCAGTTGAATGGAAGCAAGTCCCTTATTGGCTAATCTATCCCTTGGGATATTTTGTATACACAGTCATTCACGGGCAAATCTCTGGATTCTATCCTTATCCTTTTGTGGATTTGAATACGATCAGTGTAGGGCAATTGGGCATAAACTTTCTTGTATTGGCTGTTGTCTTTATGGCAATTTCAGGGTTATTGGTCTGGGTTGGGAAAAAGTCCAGTATGAGGCAAACATAGATTTTTTAGATGCATTAATATTGCATTTCTTAAAAATTGATTCCCATAGGAAGAACATATTCTATTTTAAAAATTCATTATTTTTTGAGAGACCTATCTTTTTATTATTCAGAAATTACGCAGTCGAAATGTTTCTTAACTTATTTAGGATAGCATGGAATAGGAAGATAAAATTCTCCTTTTGAATGCATAAAATAATGAAAGTGTTTCATAAAGAGGAAATTAGATGTTAAATTTAGGAATATACTAGAACTTGAAACTCTTGTCAAGCTATTTTTTGGCACTAACATCTCATTTAAACTAAATATTAATTGTTAAAAAAAATCCTATGAAACTACAAGAAATATTATCCATAACTCTGATGTATTCGCTAAAGAAAAAAATGCTCTTTTCAAAACCGAAAATTAACTCATTGACTTCGGTTTCCTATGGTCTTATTTTAGGACTCTTATTTACCTTTAGTGTGTCTCAAGTGTTCGCCCAAAATGGATCTGACTGGGTAATTTCCACTGATTTCACTCCAAGATACACTTCTTTTTCAAATGATGGAAAATACATCATTCTTGAAAATGAGAATCAATATCAAGTGTGGAACCTTCAAAGTAAGCAGCAGGTACTTCAAGGCAATTACCGTAACAAAGTGGGTCGAAGTATCCCTGGTGTTGGGTTGACCGAAGGAAGTGCTTTTCTTTTATTTGAGCAAGAGGAAATTTTTCTACAGTTTGATTACACATTAGCTTTTACAACAGCTACTGCATTTGACCTGAATAACGGAAAAGAAAAGTGGGTAAAAAATGACTTGGATATTGGTATTTCAACAGTGGAATCCATTTATCAGATTTTTTCAAACGCACAAAGACTAAGCCAGGATAAAGAAACGCTTTCCGAAGTGACGTTTTCTGCTGTTACGGGAATAAATACTGTTTCCAAAAAGAATAATATTCCGGTCAGTTATGTAGGGCACGATGAAAGGTTGAATAAGCTAATCACGTATTTTCCCGAAAAAAATGCCATCGCAGTAAATGGCAAGGACGGGCTGCAGTTATTAGAGATCGATTCGGGTGAAGTTTTGTGGCAACAACCAGAATTAAAAGGGGGATTGGGAGAAGTGTTTTACGAGCCCAACAATGACTTGATTATTGCAATCAGGGTAAGTCAGACAGAGCTTCAAAACATAGCGGGAAGACCAGAAGTGCAGGCTTTGAATGCCCAAAATGGGGATTTGATTTGGAGTTTAAAATACAGTGGTGACTTTATCCCAAGCACAGCATTTGTCAGGGAGAATGTTTTGCTTCTACCATATTTTGGATTGACATTGATCGATATCACAACAGGAGAAGAAATGGATAGTGATGTCAAAGAAGGTATGCAAAGACATAGAAGGATGTATAGAAACATGTCCGTTTTGGGGGCAGGCGGTGAAGAAGGAAATACCTTAGGCGACAACAGCTCTTATCCTTTAATTGACGAAAATAACATTATTCACTATGTAGTTGGTATGCAGGGCGGTAGACACATAGACCCGGATGGAAGCAGGAAGTCATATTTGCAGATTGATTTCAATACAGGTGAAATAATTCTTCATGAAGAAAAAATAGCTAGGCAAAACAACCGGGTCATTCAAGAGGAGTTGACAGGGGGTATGTTGTATTTGAAGATGACCAATGGTCTGTCAGGATCCTACATCGTGGCTTTAGATACCAAGAACGGGCAGATTGCTTTTGAAACAGAAAAAGTCAGTAATAGATTGGGAACAGACTTTGATCCATTTGTATTGGATGGGGATAAAATTGTAGATGCCTCCTCACAAGGAATTCACACCTATGATGCCAAAACTGGAGAAACTCTTTCCACAATCAGTTATAAGAAATTTGAAGTAGGAAGATTGAAAAATCAAATTGCTTTTGATAATGGGTTAATTTTGATCGGAACCGACGGTGTAGCCATTGCTGACAATGAAGGGAACGTGCAGACGACTTTCGAAGGAGTCAAAGAAATCAAAGACCTAATTCTTACGGAAAAGGAGATCTGGTTGGTTGAAAAAAATAGATTTTTTAGAGTAGGGACAGAACCTATAGAAATTTTGGAAGAAGTGAAGTTTGACAAAAATGAAAATGTTTTTTTCAGTCCCGAAGGCACATATTTGGTTAGGGTAAATGCCACAGGACGGGAATTGAACATTTTTCAAATGGAATGAGAATAGATGTTGGCTAAGTAAATATCCAGTCGGTTAAAAGAAACTAACGTGTACAAATGAGCATTAATTTACTCATCTCAAAGCATCTGCTAACAGTTATGAGTTTAGGAAAACTTTATCAACTTTTTAAGAACAGTTACTATCAATAGTAAGCATATGTGAGGGATTTTTGAAAAGTTAAGGGACATGGTTATTCTTTCAGTAGATGACATAGATTCAAATCCCAACATTTTTTTATCTTTAGACTATGAAAAAATTGCTCTTTTTATCGCTGGCCGCATGCTCATTTTTGGCATTCAGCTGCAAACAAACCGAAACAGCTCTAGAGTCTCCTATGGAAGAACAACACAAGATCGTCGTGTACCAAGTGTTTACCCGCCTGTTTGGGAACACCAATACTACCAATAAGCCTTGGGGAACCTTGGAAGAAAATGGCGTTGGGAAGTTTTCTGACTTTACCGACAAAGCCTTAGAAGAAATCAAAGCCTTGGGTGTAAGCCATATTTGGTACACTGGCATTCCTCATCATGCGGTCATCAGGGATTATTCAGCCTACGACATTAGCAATGATGATCCAGATGTGGTCAAAGGACGTGCTGGGTCGCCCTACGCTGTGAAGGACTATTATCAAGTCAATCCTGACCTAGCAGATGATCCTGCCAAACGATTGGAAGAATTTGAAGCCTTGATAGCACGCACGCACAAGCATGGGATGAAAGTCATCATCGACATCGTCCCTAACCATGTCGCTAGAAAATATGAAGGCAAAAATAATCCTGCTGGTGTGAGTGATTTTGGTGCGAATGATGACCTTACAGTGGAGTATCATAAGAACAATAACTTTTACTACATCCCAGGGAAATCCTTTACAGTACCTGCTCCCTTGGACAATTACAAGCCTCTCGGCGGAGAAGTTCATCCGCTATCCGACGGAAAATTTGATGAAAACCCGGCAAAATGGACAGGAAATGGCAGTAGAGAAGCTCAACCTCATTTTTACGATTGGTACGAGACTGTCAAAGTTAATTACGGCGTACGACCTG encodes:
- a CDS encoding gluconate 2-dehydrogenase subunit 3 family protein → MNRRENLKLLFAGSLASGLLLTHCSPKDKVEDYSPRIAGGTPGARTAEEIAYDQRLLSEVFFTDEERKKLHVLVDIIMPAGENGVSATDVEVPDFIEFMMKDYPPFQTPMRGGLMWLDNYSDDTYGKKFLALSESQRMEVIELIAWPDKAPAELAGAVNFFNILRNLTCTGYFTTEKGFQYMGYKGNIPNVWDGVPDEVLKRHGFEYPEKYKDLYLKPEERGTVAQWDEEGNLIG
- a CDS encoding arylesterase, with the translated sequence MRNLNYFFLLALLSTACGQQPSEPIAEPISEQVEISSKKKTILFFGNSLTAGYGLDEDETFPYLIGGKLEQDGLEYKVVNAGLSGDTSASGLSRLDWFLEEEPAVFVLELGANDGLRGIDLAETKSNLKSILTKVRSKYPETVLILAGMQIPPNMGPEYTARFAEIYPEVAQEEQVYLIPFLLEGVAGDPDLNLPDGIHPTAEGQKIVATTVWTHLKGLL
- a CDS encoding M20/M25/M40 family metallo-hydrolase produces the protein MRTYLFGFLLIFCLHLSHAQSLSSSEERLIEKVEKNYQETLALLEETVNINSGTFNLEGVRTVGKVFEREFANIGFTTEWITLPDSLKRAGHFVATRKGSKGKKLFFIGHLDTVFEKDMPFYPFTYVDEHTAKGQGANDMKGGNVMIFATLKALHELGLLEDRTVTVYFTGDEENAGSPSWVSRLDFVERAKLHDYALGYETAQGFNIATVARRGASGWTLKTTGRQVHSSGVFRESVGYGAIYEAARILNTFREELAGEEYLTFNPGQIIGGSDVAYNEDTGEGSALGKTNIVAREALVTGDLRFLGEDQKEKAREKMTEIVGRNLNGTTASITFEDGIPSMPPTEGNYALVDILSKVSQDMGFGEVKAGDPGSRGAGDISYVADYLDCIDGLGASGRGAHSPEETINMKEFPDLLKRSTVFVYRLLHEL
- a CDS encoding DUF4221 family protein — translated: MISLIKKILFGAVLFACSCTGETDITDTTNQLLSLKKSVSLPLDDRSTYEFFVFQQRGDTLIVLNQPNHSLDFYSLSHEEMIYRLPIEKEGINGLDRLYVFHFHSPDSIFIFSQMLLKNSLIMDISGKVVDRIRHKEFVSDRAGLINHYGSSSAPNILMGSELHFSTLPLTNEGIDDKDYLHEHSLDIATGDFKTYDYINRPYYLQSHRWINQFFTRIKLGKEEWYYSWNISDTVYHIKGQDGRLLSSKAIAMHGGNPTKPEPITADLPNKKLLQLEMESYSYGKILLDKKREVIHRLRYLPTSLPEKPGQQPNAYLSKNFEYLTYTLEGEFLGSTQFKAGTYDPRVAFLGPDGIYLPKINPSFAGLREDNITYDVYGFK
- a CDS encoding Pr6Pr family membrane protein → MRKNLAYIFAFISWSAVTMQYWIMLEASPLSWGAATIRFFSFFTILTNTLLALYFSSQIHGDLHNRGKIWKKSGTLTAITVYILVVGLVYQVVLRSIWDPQGMARVTDELLHTLNPLLALIFWWLFEDKKAVEWKQVPYWLIYPLGYFVYTVIHGQISGFYPYPFVDLNTISVGQLGINFLVLAVVFMAISGLLVWVGKKSSMRQT
- a CDS encoding type II toxin-antitoxin system VapC family toxin is translated as MKYLLDTNICIYFLKGRFNLVEKFGQIGFENLYISEITLAELKFGAEKSEFPTKNREIINEFTNLIKLIPIFKAIDIFAKEKARLRKTGRVVDDFDLLIGSSAIVNNMVLVTNNEKHFIDLVGITFENWTKV
- a CDS encoding GMC family oxidoreductase, with the protein product MSFEIKSSGEAYDVIIVGSGAGGGMASKILSEAGLSVAVLEAGQDFDPAKEEDRTQLRPPWESPRRGSGTRVRPFGDFDQAIGGWDIEGEPYTRAPGTQFDWFRSRMVGGRTNHWGRISLRFGPNDFKRKSIDGLGDDWPIGYDDLKPYYDKVDKLIGVFGSKEGIYNEPDGYFLPPLKPRLHELYAMKGANKSNVPMIPSRLSMLTRPINNERGVCFFCNQCNRACQAYADFSSGSVLLKPAMQKGKVDLYTFAMVRAVTTDDNGKATGVSYINKVDMQEYKLRARAVVLGASACETARIMMNSKSKSHPNGVGNSSGMVGRYVHDSTGADRMGILPDLVDRERYNEDGVGGMHVYTPWWLDNKKLDFARGYHIEYWGGMAMPSYGTGFAMDTMRKYLKDEFGNPSPNGGYGEGLKKDIRRLYGTTLGMSGRGESIPQYSNYCEIDNKVVDKFGIPVLKFHYKWTDQEIKQAKHMQDTFEEILTEAGAILMGTKPGADTLYGLATPGRIIHEVGTTRMGKDPNTSVLNSNCQAHDCDNLFVVDAGPFVSQADKNPTWTIMALAWRTCDYIVEEFKKKNI
- a CDS encoding DUF2147 domain-containing protein, translated to MKKLLAVVAFLFSSAFVMAQDADALVGVWEPGHGKARVKIDNIDGKYYGRIVWLKEPNDPNTGKPKTDVNNPDESMKNVPLRGYRMLKDFTYKGKGVWEDGTIYDPESGNTYSSVITMKDENTLDIRGFVGVKTFGRSDTWRKLKIN